In the Populus trichocarpa isolate Nisqually-1 chromosome 1, P.trichocarpa_v4.1, whole genome shotgun sequence genome, one interval contains:
- the LOC18095607 gene encoding cocosin 1, with protein MDFDLSPRLAQQLFDGEAGSYYSWSSSEFPLLAEEKVGAGRLVLQPRGFALPHYADSSKIGYVLQGSDGIVGMVLPNSSEEVVLRLKKGDVIPVPLGALSWWYNNGDHSEEVVVVFLGQTSKAHIPGEFTYFFLSGGQGIMGGFSTEFISRAYKMNGKEADKLAKSQTGILLIKLEPGISMPHPNTEIVEKMVYNIDAALADVDVRGGGVFKALTAARFPFLEEAGLSVNHVKMEANAMYSPSYTADGTFQVFYVARGTGRVQVVGIGGKRVLDTKIQAGQLLVVPRFFVVAQIADSEGMEFVSILPGTSPAVEEFASKKSVWNALSPIVSQVALSVTPEFEEFFKSNMQKTTILIPPTN; from the exons ATGGATTTCGACTTATCTCCAAGGTTAGCCCAACAGTTATTTGATGGAGAAGCTGGATCTTACTACAGCTGGTCAAGTTCTGAGTTTCCGTTGCTAGCAGAGGAAAAGGTTGGTGCAGGAAGACTTGTCCTTCAGCCTCGTGGTTTTGCTCTTCCCCATTATGCCGATTCCTCTAAAATTGGCTATGTTCTGCAAG GTAGTGATGGAATAGTGGGAATGGTGCTCCCAAACTCGTCAGAAGAGGTGGTGTTAAGACTCAAGAAAGGAGACGTAATACCGGTGCCTCTTGGAGCATTGTCTTGGTGGTACAACAATGGAGATCACTCAGAAGAAGTCGTTGTAGTTTTCTTAGGGCAAACTTCCAAGGCACACATCCCTGGCGAATTCACCTACTTCTTCTTAAGTGGAGGCCAAGGTATCATGGGAGGGTTCTCGACAGAATTCATTAGCAGAGCTTATAAGATGAACGGAAAGGAAGCGGACAAGCTTGCTAAAAGCCAGACTGGGATTTTGCTCATTAAGCTAGAGCCAGGAATAAGCATGCCCCACCCTAACAcggaaattgttgaaaaaatggTGTACAACATTGATGCTGCTTTGGCTGACGTTGATGTCAGAGGGGGTGGTGTGTTTAAGGCATTGACAGCAGCTAGATTTCCTTTTCTTGAAGAAGCAGGCTTAAGCGTTAACCATGTGAAAATGGAAGCTAATGCCATGTACTCGCCATCATACACCGCCGACGgcacatttcaagttttttatgttgCTAGAGGCACCGGCCGCGTCCAGGTTGTGGGGATTGGTGGTAAGCGTGTCCTGGACACCAAAATACAGGCTGGTCAATTACTTGTGGTGCCAAGATTCTTCGTGGTTGCTCAGATTGCTGACAGTGAAGGAATGGAGTTTGTTTCCATTCTCCCTGGTACAAG CCCCGCCGTTGAAGAGTTTGCGAGCAAGAAATCAGTGTGGAATGCTTTATCTCCAATAGTTTCACAAGTTGCTCTAAGCGTGACTCCAGAGTTTGAGGAATTTTTCAAGTCCAATATGCAGAAGACCACTATTCTTATCCCGCCCACCAATTAa